One Obesumbacterium proteus DNA window includes the following coding sequences:
- the ppiA gene encoding peptidylprolyl isomerase A has protein sequence MFKRVFVTLTALFSLTVLAPAALAANSHVLLSTTAGNIEIELDSQKAPVSVKNFLDYVNSGYYNNTIFHRVIPGFMVQGGGFTADMQQKTTNAPIKNEADNGLRNLRGTIAMARTAEKDSATSQFFINVADNAFLDHGQRDFGYAVFGKVTKGMDVVDKIAQVRTENVGPYQNVPSKPIVITSVKVLP, from the coding sequence ATGTTCAAGAGAGTATTCGTCACCCTAACCGCGCTATTTTCGCTGACGGTATTGGCTCCGGCCGCATTGGCTGCCAACAGCCATGTTTTACTGTCGACGACCGCTGGTAATATTGAAATTGAGTTGGATAGTCAAAAAGCGCCGGTGTCGGTGAAGAATTTCCTCGACTACGTGAACAGCGGGTATTACAACAACACGATTTTCCATCGTGTGATCCCTGGTTTTATGGTGCAGGGTGGTGGATTTACTGCGGATATGCAGCAGAAAACCACGAATGCGCCAATCAAAAACGAAGCCGATAACGGTTTGCGTAACCTGCGCGGCACTATCGCCATGGCGCGTACCGCGGAAAAAGACAGCGCAACCAGCCAGTTCTTCATTAACGTGGCCGACAATGCCTTCTTAGACCATGGCCAGCGTGATTTTGGCTACGCGGTATTTGGTAAAGTGACAAAGGGAATGGACGTGGTAGACAAAATTGCTCAGGTACGTACTGAGAACGTCGGCCCATACCAGAATGTCCCTTCTAAGCCGATCGTAATTACGTCGGTAAAAGTACTGCCATAA
- a CDS encoding 6-phospho-beta-glucosidase, translating to MIPIKVAIIGGGSSYTPELVEGIIQRAKQIPLSELALVDVEAGRHKVEIIADLTRRMLARNGFEQVKVSVHFTPDDAIRGASFVLTQLRVGQLPARAADERLGLKFGLIGQETTGVGGFAKALRTIPVMLNIARKVEQLAPDAWIINFTNPAGIVTEAVSLYTKAKIIGLCNVPVTMHHMIAKMLQRPYRDVQLRFAGLNHMVWVHQVTADGQDQTQRVIDMLCDGAALTMNNIKEEPWPPEFLRALGAIPCPYHRYFYRTRTMLKDEITEASAEGTRAEQVMEVEKALFALYADPHLDHKPEQLSFRGGSFYSEVALELMCAIHNNLGTRLVVNTPNRGAIHDLPADAVIETDCIVDAQGAHPLAFGSLPVSMVGLTQQVKSFERLTIEAAVHGDRKSALLALVTNPLIGDAGLASPLLDEVLAVNKAYLPQFN from the coding sequence ATGATCCCGATAAAAGTTGCCATCATCGGCGGAGGCAGTAGTTATACACCGGAGTTGGTTGAAGGCATTATTCAGCGGGCTAAGCAAATTCCGCTGTCTGAACTGGCATTGGTTGACGTTGAAGCAGGCCGTCACAAGGTGGAGATCATTGCCGATCTCACTCGTCGAATGCTGGCGCGCAATGGCTTTGAGCAGGTGAAGGTCAGCGTCCATTTCACCCCCGACGATGCCATTCGTGGAGCCAGTTTTGTATTAACTCAGCTGCGCGTAGGTCAGCTACCGGCGCGTGCGGCCGATGAACGTCTCGGCTTAAAGTTTGGATTAATTGGGCAAGAAACTACCGGCGTCGGCGGTTTTGCCAAAGCGCTGCGCACTATTCCGGTGATGCTAAACATCGCCCGCAAAGTCGAACAGCTGGCTCCCGATGCCTGGATCATTAACTTCACCAATCCAGCAGGCATCGTTACCGAAGCAGTTTCTCTCTATACCAAAGCCAAAATCATTGGCCTATGCAACGTTCCCGTCACCATGCACCACATGATTGCCAAAATGCTGCAACGGCCATATCGAGACGTCCAGCTACGTTTCGCAGGCCTCAACCATATGGTTTGGGTGCATCAGGTCACCGCTGATGGGCAAGACCAGACGCAACGGGTGATCGACATGCTCTGCGACGGCGCAGCACTCACCATGAATAACATCAAAGAAGAGCCGTGGCCGCCGGAGTTTCTGCGCGCGCTAGGTGCCATACCCTGCCCCTACCATCGCTATTTCTACCGAACCCGCACGATGCTGAAAGATGAAATCACCGAGGCTAGCGCCGAAGGCACCCGCGCAGAACAGGTGATGGAAGTCGAGAAAGCGCTCTTTGCGCTGTATGCCGATCCTCATTTAGACCATAAACCAGAACAGTTAAGCTTCCGCGGCGGCTCATTTTATTCAGAAGTTGCGCTCGAGCTCATGTGTGCAATCCACAATAATCTTGGCACCCGTTTAGTCGTCAACACGCCAAACCGTGGAGCCATTCACGATCTGCCTGCCGATGCCGTTATCGAAACCGACTGCATCGTAGATGCTCAGGGCGCGCACCCGCTCGCATTCGGTTCGCTACCCGTTTCCATGGTTGGCCTCACGCAACAGGTAAAGTCTTTCGAACGCCTGACGATCGAAGCCGCCGTACACGGTGACCGAAAATCTGCGCTGCTAGCGCTGGTCACCAACCCATTAATTGGCGATGCCGGACTGGCTTCACCTTTATTGGATGAAGTGCTAGCCGTAAACAAAGCGTATCTGCCACAATTTAATTAA
- a CDS encoding helicase HerA-like C-terminal domain-containing protein — protein sequence MSAPLTIAKNQKVTLQLLPALANRHGLITGATGTGKTVTLQKMAEQFSRIGVPVFLADVKGDLSGIAAAGTPSDKLQKRLDALQVTDWSPQACPIIPWDIFAEKGHPIRATVSDLGPLLLSRLLDLNDVQSGVLQLVFKIADDSNLLLLDMKDLRAVVQFVGDNAKQFTTQYGNISTASIGAIQRGLLTLDQQGGDHFFGEPMLDIKDLMRCDANGQGIINLLAADKLINQPKLYSVFLLWLLAELFEQLPEVGDVEQPKLVFFFDEAHLLFNDAPSALLDKIEQVVRLIRSKGVGIYFVTQNPLDIPDNVLGQLGNRVQHALRAFTPRDQKAVKAAAQTLRANPEFSTEQAITELGVGEALVSFLDESGRPTIVERAMVIAPESRMGPLTADELNHALNHSPLYGRYDEAVDRESAYEKITQQGFSTVESGDEKASADDVKKPEANAQEGGGLMGSLNEILFGTTGPRGGKKDGVVQTTAKSMARQVGSSLGRQILRGVLGSIMGGRK from the coding sequence ATGAGCGCTCCGCTTACCATTGCTAAGAATCAAAAAGTCACGCTGCAACTTCTTCCGGCGCTGGCCAACCGCCACGGACTGATTACCGGCGCAACGGGTACGGGTAAAACCGTGACCCTACAAAAAATGGCAGAGCAGTTCTCTCGTATTGGTGTTCCCGTCTTCTTGGCCGACGTAAAAGGCGACTTGTCAGGTATCGCCGCTGCCGGCACGCCTTCCGATAAATTACAGAAAAGATTAGATGCTTTGCAGGTTACCGACTGGTCGCCGCAGGCGTGTCCGATTATTCCGTGGGATATTTTTGCCGAAAAAGGCCATCCTATTCGTGCCACGGTGTCAGATTTAGGCCCGCTGTTGCTGTCTCGCCTGCTGGATTTAAACGATGTGCAATCCGGCGTGTTGCAGCTGGTGTTTAAGATTGCCGATGACAGCAACCTGCTGCTGCTCGATATGAAAGACCTTCGCGCCGTGGTGCAGTTTGTGGGTGATAATGCCAAACAGTTCACCACCCAGTATGGCAATATTTCTACCGCGTCTATTGGCGCGATTCAGCGCGGATTACTGACGCTGGATCAGCAAGGCGGCGATCATTTCTTTGGCGAGCCGATGTTGGATATCAAAGATCTGATGCGCTGCGACGCCAATGGGCAAGGCATTATTAATCTGCTGGCCGCCGACAAACTGATCAATCAGCCGAAGCTCTACTCCGTATTCCTTCTGTGGCTATTGGCCGAGCTGTTTGAACAGCTACCTGAGGTTGGCGACGTTGAGCAACCAAAGCTGGTGTTCTTCTTCGATGAGGCTCATTTGCTGTTTAACGACGCGCCTAGCGCCCTGCTGGATAAAATAGAGCAGGTGGTACGACTAATCCGTTCTAAAGGCGTCGGGATCTATTTCGTCACCCAGAACCCACTGGATATCCCCGACAATGTTCTCGGCCAACTGGGCAATCGCGTTCAACATGCGCTACGTGCGTTTACCCCACGCGATCAAAAAGCCGTGAAAGCCGCAGCGCAAACCCTGCGCGCGAATCCCGAATTCAGCACCGAGCAGGCTATTACCGAGCTGGGCGTAGGCGAAGCGTTGGTTTCATTCCTTGATGAAAGCGGCCGTCCCACCATCGTTGAGCGCGCGATGGTTATCGCCCCCGAATCCCGCATGGGACCGTTAACCGCCGATGAGTTGAATCACGCTCTAAACCATTCACCGTTATATGGTCGCTATGACGAAGCCGTCGATCGCGAATCCGCCTATGAAAAAATCACCCAGCAGGGTTTCAGCACGGTGGAAAGCGGCGATGAAAAGGCCAGCGCTGACGACGTGAAAAAACCAGAAGCTAACGCGCAAGAAGGCGGCGGATTGATGGGCAGCTTGAATGAAATTCTGTTCGGCACCACCGGTCCTCGCGGCGGTAAGAAAGATGGCGTGGTACAAACCACCGCAAAAAGCATGGCGCGTCAGGTAGGAAGTTCGCTCGGCCGCCAAATTTTGCGCGGCGTTTTAGGCTCGATTATGGGCGGGCGTAAATAA
- the argD gene encoding bifunctional acetylornithine/succinyldiaminopimelate transaminase, giving the protein MAKQQAVARDTFEKVMLPIYAPADFVPVRGKGSRVWDQQGREYVDFAGGIAVTALGHCHPALVAALHEQGEKLWHVSNVFTNEPALRLAQKLIDATFAERVFFANSGAEANEAAFKLARYYASSKISPFKSKIIAFHHAFHGRTLFTVSVGGQPKYSDGFGPKPADIVHVPFNDLDAVRAVIDDHTCAVVLEPVQGEGGVMPATQSFLQGVRELCDRHQALLVFDEVQSGMGRTGKLFTYMHYGVTPDILTTAKALGGGFPISAMLTTHEIASAMQVGTHGTTYGGNPLACAVAEAALDVINTSEVMAGIEERHGLFVEALEKINAQYNIFTQVRGMGLLLGAELSPAYHGKARDILHAAASEGLMLLNAGPDILRFAPSLVVEFADIHEGMARLEKAIAKVVGGH; this is encoded by the coding sequence ATGGCGAAGCAGCAGGCAGTTGCAAGAGACACATTTGAAAAGGTGATGTTGCCTATCTATGCACCGGCAGATTTCGTTCCCGTGCGCGGTAAAGGGAGCCGAGTGTGGGATCAGCAAGGGCGAGAGTATGTGGATTTTGCGGGCGGTATTGCCGTGACGGCATTAGGGCATTGTCATCCTGCGTTGGTTGCTGCGCTACATGAACAAGGCGAAAAGCTGTGGCATGTGAGTAATGTTTTCACCAATGAGCCTGCGCTACGTCTGGCACAAAAACTGATTGATGCCACCTTTGCCGAGCGTGTCTTCTTTGCAAACTCCGGCGCGGAGGCAAACGAAGCGGCGTTTAAACTGGCTCGTTACTATGCTTCCAGCAAAATTAGCCCTTTTAAATCCAAGATTATTGCCTTCCACCACGCCTTTCATGGCCGTACCTTATTTACGGTTTCCGTGGGGGGTCAGCCAAAATATTCAGACGGCTTTGGCCCGAAGCCTGCCGACATTGTGCATGTGCCATTTAATGATTTAGACGCCGTTCGCGCTGTTATCGACGATCATACCTGTGCAGTGGTGCTTGAGCCCGTTCAGGGCGAGGGCGGCGTAATGCCTGCGACGCAAAGCTTCTTGCAAGGCGTGCGTGAGCTTTGCGATCGGCATCAGGCGTTGTTGGTGTTCGATGAAGTACAAAGTGGCATGGGCCGAACCGGTAAACTCTTTACCTACATGCACTACGGCGTAACGCCGGATATTCTCACCACCGCCAAAGCGCTGGGAGGCGGTTTTCCGATTAGCGCCATGTTAACAACTCATGAAATTGCCAGCGCCATGCAGGTAGGCACCCATGGTACCACCTATGGCGGTAATCCACTGGCCTGTGCGGTTGCTGAGGCGGCTTTGGACGTGATCAATACATCTGAGGTGATGGCGGGAATTGAAGAGCGCCATGGCCTATTTGTGGAAGCGCTGGAGAAGATCAATGCCCAATACAATATCTTCACTCAGGTGCGTGGAATGGGGCTGTTGTTGGGCGCTGAACTGAGCCCTGCCTATCACGGTAAGGCGCGAGATATCTTACATGCTGCCGCCAGTGAAGGACTGATGCTGCTGAATGCAGGGCCGGATATTCTACGGTTTGCGCCATCGCTGGTTGTCGAGTTTGCCGATATCCATGAAGGCATGGCACGGCTGGAAAAAGCCATTGCCAAAGTCGTAGGCGGTCATTAA
- a CDS encoding YccS/YhfK family putative transporter — MWRRFIYHPEVNYALRQTLVLCLPVLFGLLIGNLQLGLMFSLVPACCNIAGLDTPHKRFIKRLVVGGSLFAFSSFLLQQCLLWQIPLPLIMLGLALLLGVNGEISPLHARLMPAALVASIFTLSMAGSVPIWHGPLLYIVGTIWYGAFTWFWFLLWKGQPIRENLSQLYVQLGDYMEAKYSLLTQHIDPETALPPLLQRQQKVMDLIAQIYQQMHMLSLVHNPEYKRLLRYFQVALDLQEHITVSLSQPDEVQKLVEKSQAEAILRRNAQVITERLKTVADDILYHRYPQHFSMDNELSALEKLSNQHPDNPVGKFCYYHFSRVARLLERQRPLYQRNLMSTQQRLPFWPALRAYLSLKSVALRNAARLGITLAAGSSLGMLFHLPKPYWVLLTIMLVIQNGYNATRVRIQHRALGTFVGLIAAAGLLQLNLPLNVTLSCMLVITIAAYLVLRKNYGLAVIGFTITAVYTLQLLQLNGLHFLVPRLIDTVLGCILAFASTIWLWPQWQSGLLRKNAHQALEAYQDELRLLLSPEPKTAALAYARMKVNQAHNAVFTSLNQAMQEPGFDSRYLTDMRLWITHSQFIVEHLNAMTILARDHYMLTENLAQDYLQRCEIALQLCQQRLEHDGPTLNDNAAVFQSDDQETNGMPVTQIEVHLRRIIAHLRAMHTISSIAWRQRPHHGIWMSRKLRD; from the coding sequence ATGTGGCGGCGGTTCATCTACCACCCGGAAGTCAACTACGCACTGCGTCAAACGCTGGTGCTGTGTCTTCCTGTGCTATTCGGTCTGTTGATAGGTAATCTACAACTTGGGCTGATGTTCTCTTTAGTTCCCGCCTGCTGCAATATTGCCGGACTCGATACCCCACATAAACGCTTTATCAAACGCTTAGTCGTTGGCGGCAGCTTATTTGCCTTTAGCAGTTTTCTGCTACAGCAATGCTTACTTTGGCAAATTCCCCTACCGCTGATCATGCTCGGTTTGGCTTTATTGCTCGGCGTTAACGGTGAGATTAGCCCGCTACATGCGCGACTTATGCCAGCAGCGCTGGTTGCCTCTATTTTTACCCTGAGTATGGCGGGAAGCGTGCCGATCTGGCATGGGCCACTGCTGTATATTGTCGGTACTATTTGGTATGGCGCTTTCACCTGGTTTTGGTTCCTGCTGTGGAAGGGGCAACCGATCCGCGAAAACCTCAGCCAGCTTTACGTTCAGCTTGGCGACTACATGGAAGCCAAGTACAGCCTGCTAACTCAGCATATCGATCCTGAAACCGCACTGCCTCCGTTGCTGCAACGTCAGCAAAAAGTGATGGATCTTATTGCTCAGATATACCAACAAATGCACATGCTTTCGTTGGTGCATAATCCTGAATACAAACGCCTGCTGCGCTATTTTCAGGTCGCATTAGATTTGCAAGAACACATCACCGTTAGCCTGTCTCAGCCCGATGAAGTACAAAAGCTGGTCGAAAAAAGTCAGGCCGAAGCGATTTTACGCCGCAATGCTCAGGTCATTACAGAACGGCTCAAAACGGTTGCTGACGATATTTTATATCACCGTTATCCCCAACATTTCTCGATGGATAACGAGCTATCTGCGCTAGAAAAACTGTCTAATCAGCACCCAGATAACCCCGTTGGCAAATTCTGTTACTACCATTTTAGCCGCGTGGCTCGCCTACTCGAGCGCCAACGCCCATTATATCAACGCAATCTGATGTCCACTCAGCAACGGCTTCCCTTCTGGCCTGCGTTGCGCGCCTATCTTTCGTTAAAGTCAGTCGCGCTGCGCAACGCCGCACGATTAGGCATTACGCTGGCGGCAGGCAGTAGCCTCGGCATGTTATTTCATCTGCCAAAGCCCTATTGGGTTTTGCTGACGATCATGCTGGTGATCCAAAATGGCTATAACGCAACGCGCGTTAGGATCCAGCACCGTGCGCTAGGCACTTTCGTTGGGCTAATTGCTGCCGCAGGACTGCTCCAGCTCAACCTGCCGTTGAACGTCACGCTAAGCTGCATGCTGGTGATAACCATCGCGGCTTATTTAGTTCTCAGGAAAAATTACGGGCTGGCCGTGATTGGTTTCACCATCACGGCGGTGTATACGCTCCAGCTGTTACAGCTTAACGGGCTACATTTCTTAGTTCCGCGTCTCATCGATACGGTTCTCGGCTGTATTCTTGCCTTTGCCAGCACCATCTGGCTGTGGCCACAGTGGCAAAGCGGCTTGCTGCGTAAAAATGCGCATCAGGCATTAGAAGCCTATCAAGACGAGCTGCGCCTTTTACTGTCGCCTGAACCTAAAACGGCTGCGCTGGCCTATGCGCGCATGAAAGTGAATCAGGCACACAACGCCGTCTTTACTTCGCTGAATCAGGCGATGCAGGAACCGGGGTTTGATTCACGCTATTTAACGGATATGCGCCTGTGGATCACCCACAGCCAGTTTATCGTTGAGCACCTCAATGCCATGACGATCCTCGCACGCGATCACTACATGCTTACCGAGAATCTGGCACAGGATTATTTGCAGCGTTGTGAAATTGCATTGCAGCTTTGCCAGCAACGTTTGGAGCACGATGGTCCAACGCTCAATGACAACGCCGCCGTATTTCAGTCTGACGATCAAGAAACTAACGGGATGCCCGTTACGCAAATTGAAGTGCATCTGCGGCGCATCATTGCGCACTTACGCGCCATGCATACCATTTCGTCGATAGCATGGCGGCAACGGCCACATCACGGGATTTGGATGAGCCGTAAACTCAGGGATTAA
- the crp gene encoding cAMP-activated global transcriptional regulator CRP has protein sequence MVLGKPQTDPTLEWFLSHCHIHKYPSKSTLIHQGEKAETLYYIVKGSVAVLIKDEEGKEMILSYLNQGDFIGELGLFEEGQERSAWVRAKTACEVAEISYKKFRQLIQVNPDILMRLSAQMASRLQVTSEKVGNLAFLDVTGRIAQTLLNLAKQPDAMTHPDGMQIKITRQEIGQIVGCSRETVGRILKMLEDQNLISAHGKTIVVYGTR, from the coding sequence ATGGTTCTCGGCAAACCGCAAACAGACCCGACTCTTGAATGGTTCTTGTCTCATTGCCATATCCACAAGTATCCGTCCAAAAGTACCCTGATCCACCAAGGTGAAAAGGCTGAAACCCTGTACTACATCGTTAAGGGCTCCGTTGCTGTATTGATTAAAGATGAAGAAGGCAAAGAAATGATCCTTTCTTATCTGAATCAGGGCGATTTCATTGGTGAACTAGGCTTATTTGAGGAAGGGCAAGAACGTAGCGCCTGGGTTCGTGCAAAAACCGCCTGTGAAGTGGCTGAAATTTCCTACAAGAAATTCCGCCAGCTCATTCAGGTCAATCCAGATATTCTGATGCGCCTTTCTGCTCAGATGGCTAGCCGCTTACAGGTTACCTCTGAAAAAGTCGGCAACCTTGCGTTCTTGGACGTAACCGGTCGTATCGCTCAGACCCTGCTGAATCTGGCCAAACAGCCAGATGCCATGACTCATCCAGATGGTATGCAGATCAAGATCACTCGTCAGGAAATTGGCCAGATCGTTGGCTGCTCCCGTGAAACCGTTGGTCGTATTCTGAAGATGCTGGAAGATCAAAATCTGATCTCCGCACACGGAAAAACCATCGTCGTTTACGGCACTCGCTGA
- a CDS encoding OsmC family protein, whose protein sequence is MQARVKWVEGMTFLGESASGHQILMDGNAGDKAPSPMEMVLMSAGGCSAIDVVSILQKGRLDVRDCEVKLTSERREEAPRLFTHINLHFVVTGKGLTDKAVERAVALSAEKYCSVALMLGQAVNITHSFETIVVE, encoded by the coding sequence ATGCAGGCACGAGTGAAATGGGTTGAAGGGATGACTTTTCTGGGTGAATCCGCTTCAGGACACCAGATTCTTATGGATGGAAACGCTGGCGACAAAGCACCAAGCCCAATGGAAATGGTGCTGATGTCTGCGGGTGGATGCAGTGCGATTGACGTGGTTTCAATTTTGCAAAAAGGGCGACTGGACGTGCGCGACTGTGAAGTGAAATTAACCTCTGAGCGTCGTGAAGAAGCCCCTCGTTTGTTTACTCATATCAATCTGCATTTTGTGGTTACCGGCAAAGGGCTGACCGATAAAGCCGTTGAACGTGCGGTTGCCTTATCGGCCGAGAAGTATTGCTCGGTAGCGCTGATGTTGGGTCAGGCGGTGAATATTACTCACAGCTTTGAAACTATCGTGGTTGAGTAA
- a CDS encoding LacI family DNA-binding transcriptional regulator has translation MTTLEDVAAFAGVSRATVSRVVNGDSNVKEKTRLMVEAAITELGYSPHPAARALASNQSQTIGLVTTSYRGGFFGALMDNVQSEAESRRKQLLVTQGKNSADNEWQAIQRLYNLRCDGLILHVRALSDEQLCTLAQEGKAFMILDRLVPGLEDRCVAFDHHRASQMATKQLIDLGHTKIACISGPSSRHSSQLRRQGFLDTMNAAGLLPVACLEGDYDMQSGYQMADKLLQSRRPTAIYCCNEEMAIGALLAITEHRLTIPNDISLICYDSGERAAFVRPALTSIHFPITDMARHATERLIDPECTPEVFMPTIIDRGSVIAAKR, from the coding sequence ATGACGACGCTTGAAGACGTTGCTGCATTTGCCGGTGTTTCTCGCGCCACCGTTTCACGCGTGGTGAATGGCGATAGCAACGTCAAAGAAAAAACGCGTCTCATGGTTGAAGCCGCCATCACCGAGTTAGGCTATAGCCCACACCCAGCCGCACGGGCGCTGGCGTCTAACCAAAGTCAAACGATCGGCTTAGTCACAACCTCTTATCGCGGTGGTTTTTTTGGCGCACTGATGGATAACGTGCAAAGCGAAGCCGAAAGCCGCCGTAAACAGCTTCTGGTGACTCAGGGAAAAAATAGCGCTGACAACGAATGGCAGGCCATTCAGCGTTTATACAACCTACGCTGTGATGGGCTGATCCTGCACGTGAGAGCGCTGAGCGATGAGCAACTCTGCACGCTGGCGCAAGAAGGCAAAGCCTTTATGATTTTGGATCGTTTGGTGCCAGGCCTTGAAGATCGCTGCGTTGCCTTCGATCATCACCGCGCCAGCCAAATGGCCACCAAACAGCTGATTGATTTAGGCCATACAAAAATTGCCTGTATCAGCGGCCCTTCCTCTCGTCATTCCAGCCAGCTACGCCGCCAAGGTTTTCTCGATACGATGAACGCCGCCGGACTGCTGCCCGTGGCCTGTTTAGAAGGTGACTATGATATGCAAAGCGGTTATCAGATGGCGGACAAACTTTTGCAAAGCCGCCGACCGACCGCGATCTATTGCTGCAATGAAGAGATGGCGATTGGCGCACTGCTGGCGATTACCGAACATCGCTTAACGATCCCAAACGATATCTCGCTGATTTGCTATGACAGCGGCGAACGGGCGGCCTTTGTGCGTCCTGCATTAACCAGTATTCATTTCCCTATCACCGATATGGCTCGCCACGCCACCGAACGCCTTATCGATCCCGAATGCACACCGGAAGTTTTTATGCCTACCATCATCGATCGTGGTTCGGTCATTGCCGCCAAAAGGTAA
- a CDS encoding aminodeoxychorismate synthase component II, which translates to MLLLIDNYDSFTYNLYQYFCELDADVIVRRNDDLTLEQIEALAPSHLVISPGPCTPNDAGISLAAIEHFAGKIPLLGVCLGHQALGQVFGANVVRARQVMHGKTSAIRHTNSGVFHGLNNPLTVTRYHSLILEKETLPDCLEITAWSERNGEPDEIMGVRHRTLDVEGVQFHPESILSEQGHQLLKNFLQR; encoded by the coding sequence ATGCTGTTGCTGATCGATAATTACGACTCCTTTACCTACAACCTCTACCAATACTTTTGCGAACTCGACGCCGACGTCATCGTCCGCCGCAACGACGATCTCACGCTTGAGCAAATCGAAGCGCTGGCACCTTCACATCTGGTGATATCACCTGGGCCTTGCACGCCAAACGATGCTGGGATTTCTTTAGCCGCCATCGAACACTTTGCGGGGAAAATACCGTTGTTAGGCGTGTGCTTAGGTCATCAGGCATTGGGGCAGGTTTTCGGTGCTAACGTGGTTCGCGCCCGTCAGGTCATGCATGGCAAAACCAGCGCAATTCGCCACACCAACAGCGGCGTATTCCATGGCCTAAACAACCCGCTAACGGTAACGCGCTACCATTCACTGATTCTGGAAAAAGAGACGCTGCCCGACTGCTTGGAGATCACCGCGTGGAGTGAACGCAACGGCGAACCCGACGAGATTATGGGCGTGCGACATCGCACTCTAGACGTTGAAGGCGTGCAGTTTCACCCTGAAAGCATTTTAAGCGAGCAGGGCCACCAGCTATTGAAGAATTTTTTGCAGCGCTAG
- the tsgA gene encoding MFS transporter TsgA, translated as MTNSNRIRLTWISFFSYALTGALVIVTGMVMGNIAEYFNLPISSMSNTFTFLNAGILVSIFLNAWLMEIIPLKRQLIFGFVLMILAVAGLMVGHSLVMFSLCMFVLGVVSGITMSIGTFLITHIYEGRQRGSRLLFTDSFFSMAGMVFPIVAATLLANHVTWYWVYACIGVLYLAIFVLTLMSDFPILGQKKDDQSEPVVKEKWGIGVLFLSIAALCYILGQLGFIQWVPEYASKHFNMSIEEAGALVSNFWTAYMVGMWIFSFILRFFDLQRIVTVLAALSTVMMYLFVTTEQVGMLSLYILGLGFVSSAIYTTLITLGSLQTKVSSPKLVNFILTCGTIGTMLTFIVTGPIVAKSGAHAALATANGLYLVVFVMCLLLGFVTRHRLHGHSTK; from the coding sequence ATGACCAACAGCAACCGCATTCGCCTAACATGGATCAGTTTCTTCTCCTATGCGCTTACCGGTGCATTGGTGATCGTCACCGGGATGGTGATGGGCAATATCGCAGAATACTTTAATCTGCCGATTTCCAGCATGAGTAACACCTTTACGTTTCTTAATGCCGGTATTTTGGTCTCTATTTTCCTTAACGCATGGTTAATGGAAATTATCCCTCTTAAACGCCAGCTGATTTTCGGCTTCGTGCTGATGATCTTAGCCGTTGCGGGCCTGATGGTCGGCCACAGCTTGGTGATGTTCTCCCTGTGCATGTTTGTACTGGGCGTAGTGAGCGGGATTACCATGTCTATCGGTACCTTCCTCATCACCCATATCTATGAAGGTCGTCAGCGTGGCTCACGCCTGCTGTTCACCGACTCCTTCTTCAGTATGGCGGGGATGGTATTCCCAATCGTTGCCGCTACGCTGCTGGCGAATCACGTGACGTGGTACTGGGTTTACGCCTGCATCGGCGTGCTGTATCTGGCCATTTTCGTCCTGACGCTGATGTCTGACTTCCCTATTTTGGGGCAGAAAAAAGACGACCAGAGCGAGCCTGTAGTAAAAGAGAAATGGGGTATCGGCGTTCTCTTCCTGTCGATTGCCGCACTGTGCTACATCCTCGGCCAGTTGGGCTTTATCCAGTGGGTACCAGAATACGCCAGCAAACATTTCAACATGAGCATCGAAGAAGCTGGCGCATTAGTCAGTAACTTCTGGACTGCTTATATGGTTGGGATGTGGATCTTCAGCTTCATTCTGCGTTTCTTCGATCTGCAACGCATCGTGACCGTTCTGGCTGCGCTCTCTACCGTGATGATGTATCTGTTCGTCACCACCGAGCAGGTTGGCATGCTGAGCCTGTACATTCTGGGTCTGGGCTTTGTCAGCAGCGCAATTTACACCACGCTGATCACGCTGGGCTCGCTGCAAACCAAAGTATCTTCACCAAAGCTGGTGAACTTCATTCTGACCTGCGGCACCATCGGTACCATGTTGACCTTCATTGTGACTGGCCCAATCGTGGCAAAAAGCGGTGCTCACGCAGCGCTGGCAACAGCCAATGGCTTGTACCTTGTGGTCTTCGTGATGTGTTTACTGTTGGGCTTCGTGACGCGTCACCGCCTGCACGGTCACAGCACTAAATAA